Proteins from one Podarcis raffonei isolate rPodRaf1 chromosome 1, rPodRaf1.pri, whole genome shotgun sequence genomic window:
- the LOC128419686 gene encoding gap junction gamma-1 protein-like — protein sequence MSWSFLTRLLEEINQHSTFVGKVWLTVLIVFRIVLTAVGGESIYYDEQSKFVCNTQQPGCENVCYDAFAPLSHVRFWIFQIIMIATPSVMYLGFALHRLSRQPPRKSRAPVVHRGAGRDYEEAEDNGEEDPMIFEEVEPEREVKEPDSQKHDGRRRIKKDGLMTAYVLQLLCRSVFEVGFLLGQYVLYRFEVMPSYVCTRSPCPHTVDCFVSRPTEKTIFLLIMYAVSCLCLLLNVCELFHLGFGGIRDALRGIDSKDGGDPPRSQYVQKHPSAPPTYHSLKKETSKRQVAKDKLGYGGESLAGLAADRYAVAPTVPSHELERLRKHLRMAQEHLEMAFHLQPEDTASPSRSSSPESNGLAAEQNRLNSAHEKEGAACERPTGL from the exons ATGAGCTGGAGTTTCCTCACCCGCCTCCTTGAGGAGATCAACCAGCACTCGACCTTTGTGGGGAAGGTGTGGCTGACTGTGCTGATTGTCTTCCGCATTGTCCTGACAGCGGTGGGTGGCGAGTCCATCTACTATGATGAGCAGAGCAAGTTCGTGTGTAACACGCAGCAGCCGGGCTGTGAAAACGTCTGCTATGATGCCTTTGCCCCGCTTTCGCATGTCCGCTTCTGGATCTTCCAGATCATCATGATAGCCACGCCCTCGGTGATGTACCTGGGCTTTGCGTTGCACCGCCTCTCGCGCCAGCCGCCTCGGAAAAGCCGTGCCCCTGTGGTGCACCGCGGCGCAGGCCGCGACTACGAGGAGGCGGAGGACAATGGCGAGGAGGACCCCATGATCTTTGAGGAGGTGGAGCCCGAGAGGGAGGTGAAGGAGCCCGACAGCCAGAAGCACGACGGCCGCCGGCGCATCAAGAAGGACGGGCTGATGACGGCGTACGTGCTACAGCTGCTGTGCCGCTCGGTGTTTGAGGTGGGCTTCCTGCTGGGGCAGTACGTGCTGTACCGCTTTGAGGTGATGCCCTCGTACGTCTGCACCCGCAGCCCCTGCCCTCACACAGTGGATTGCTTTGTCTCCCGCCCTACGGAGAAAACCATCTTCCTCCTCATCATGTACGCTGTGAGCTGCCTTTGTCTCCTGCTCAATGTCTGTGAGCTGTTTCACCTGGGCTTCGGCGGGATTCGGGATGCCCTACGCGGCATTGATAGTAAGGATGGTGGTGACCCCCCCAGGTCCCAGTATGTCCAGAAGCATCCCAGTGCACCCCCGACCTACCATTCTCTCAAGAAGGAGACCTCCAAGAGACAGGTAGCCAAGGACAAGTTGGGCTACGGTGGAGAGAGCTTGGCTGGGCTGGCCGCCGACCGCTATGCTGTCGCACCGACCGTCCCGAGCCATGAGTTGGAGCGACTGCGCAAACACCTCAGGATGGCACAGGAGCACCTAGAAATGGCCTTCCACCTGCAGCCGGAGGACACAGCCAGCCCCTCTCGTAGTAGCAGCCCCGAGTCCAACGGGCTGGCTGCAGAACAGAACCGCCTCAACTCAGCACATGAGAAGGAAGGCGCAGCCTGTGAGCGACCGACTG GCCTCTAA
- the INHA gene encoding inhibin alpha chain, whose product MLDQSSLRTRTLISSMLVLLLAPGAVAGCSSGEVDRQLILEKVRAHFLESLGPAFQGERVQVGRRGIRRRHALDTPAAQRWEEEDTSQVIAFPSRDVPCGPPQPDELPEDAGVFTYIFQSSSHTLSRVVTSAQLWFYTGPVTVQSSNLSAAASNGSETQVEILKLSDQGRVPVATMAVPAPEGWTVFHFGDSFLPYISQKIFVLFVRCPGCPCVADAEKIPFLVTATKPRGRDRARRSSVVPGTPAAFKLLNEPSGGNCHRASVNISFEELGWDKWIVHPSSFVFHYCHGTCSDAQMFTHKPNLQMCCAALPGTMRSMRVRTTSDGGYSFKYETLPNILTQDCACL is encoded by the exons ATGCTGGATCAGAGCTCTCTGCGCACACGGACCCTCATCAGCTCCATGCTGGTCCTGCTGCTGGCTCCGGGTGCCGTGGCTGGCTGCAGCAGCGGGGAGGTTGACAGGCAGCTCATCCTGGAGAAAGTCAGGGCACATTTCCTGGAGTCCCTGGGTCCTGCTTTTCAAGGTGAAAGGGTCCAGGTGGGACGAAGAGGGATCCGCCGGCGCCATGCCTTGGACACACCAGCTGCTCAGAGGTGGGAGGAAGAGGACACATCCCAAGTGATCGCCTTCCCCTCCAGAG ATGTGCCATGTGGGCCACCTCAGCCCGATGAGCTTCCGGAGGACGCGGGAGTTTTCACCTACATCTTCCAGTCCTCCAGCCACACCCTGAGTCGTGTGGTGACTTCAGCCCAGCTGTGGTTCTACACAGGCCCCGTGACCGTTCAGAGCAGCAACCTCTCAGCAGCAGCATCGAATGGCTCTGAGACACAGGTAGAGATCCTCAAGCTCTCTGACCAAGGCCGGGTCCCTGTGGCTACCATGGCAGTGCCAGCCCCCGAGGGCTGGACTGTCTTCCACTTTGGGGACTCCTTCCTGCCCTACATTTCCCAGAAGATATTTGTGCTGTTTGTCCGTTGCCCTGGCTGCCCTTGCGTGGCGGATGCCGAGAAGATACCCTTCCTCGTCACAGCAACCAAGCCCAGAGGCCGTGACCGGGCCCGGCGTTCATCCGTGGTGCCCGGGACACCAGCCGCTTTCAAGTTACTTAACGAACCTTCGGGTGGCAACTGCCATCGGGCCTCTGTCAACATTTCCTTTGAAGAGCTGGGCTGGGACAAGTGGATCGTACACCCCAGCAGCTTCGTATTCCACTACTGCCATGGGACCTGCTCCGATGCCCAAATGTTCACCCATAAGCCCAACTTGCAAATGTGCTGTGCGGCTTTGCCAGGCACCATGCGCTCCATGCGGGTCCGCACTACTTCAGACGGTGGCTACTCTTTCAAGTATGAGACATTACCCAACATCCTCACCCAGGACTGTGCCTGCCTGTAG